A window of Sedimentibacter sp. MB31-C6 genomic DNA:
CTATGGTAGGTGAAGCTTTAGAACCGATATGGGAACTTTTAATTAGCATGTATCCTCCTGTATATAAGAATAAAATTGCATCAGCGTTTGGTTCATATGGATGGAGTGGCGAAGGTGTTCCCCATATAATGGAAAGACTAAAGCAAATAAGAATGAAAATTTTTGGGAATGGTATAAAGGTAAGATTTAAACCATCAGATGAACAGTTAAAAGAAGTTTATGAATTTGGTGTTGAATTTGGAAAAGCTGTTTTATCTGGTAAAGTTCCGGCTGTTGATAAATAGTAACTCATACTAAATTGGAGGGTTTGACATATGAATAATTGCCAATACATAGATAAAAAAGAAAAGTATATTATTATTGGATGTAGCGGAGCAGGAATGGGAGCTGCCGTTGAAATTAGAAAAAGAGATAAAGAAAGTGATATTATAATTATTTCTAAAGAAGATGTTAAAGGATACTATAGACCTCGGTTGTCAAAAATTCTCAGTGATAGTAACATAACAATACAGTCTATCTCAATTAAGAAGGATGAATGGTATGAGAAAAACAATATAAAAGTAATGCTTAATAGAGAAGTTGAAAAAATAGAGCCAAAAAATAAAAAAGTAGTTTTTACTGATGGTGATAATATAGAATATACAAAGCTAATAATTGCTTCTGGGGCAGAAGTGTTTATACCTCCTATTGTAGGTAGTAATAAGAAAGGCGTATTTACACTTAGATATGCAAAGGACGTAAAAAACATAAAAGAATACGCAAATGGAAAGAAAACAGCTGCTGTTATAGGTGGAGGAATTCTAGGGCTAGAAATGGCTGACGGGTTAAATAAACTAGGACTTAAAGTAACTGTATTAGAAATGTCTGACAGAATATTGTCTAGACAGCTTGATGCGGATGCATCAAACATATTAGAAGAAAAAATTGATGAAGCAGGAGTTAGATTTAGAACGAATTCGGCCACTAAAGAAATAAAGGGCGATGATAAAGTATCTGGAATACTACTAAATGATGGAGAAACAATTGAAACAGAAATAGTCATTATATCAACAGGAGTAAGAGCTAATAGTAAAATAGCTGAAGGCTCAGGAATAGAAATTAATAAGGCTATTGTAGTAAATGAAAAGATGGAAACTACATTTTCAAATATATATGCTTGTGGTGATTGTGCAGAGTATAATGGTATAAATTATGCTTTATGGAGTGAGGCTTTAGAACAGGGCAAGGCTGCTGGAATAAATGCAACAGGAGATAAATATATATATGAGCAAATAATACCTTCAACAACTATGAATGCATTTAATACAAGTGTATTTTCAATAGGAGATATAGGAACTAATAACAACAAAGATTACGATGAATTTGAAATAAATAATGACAAAGGCTATAAAAAAATGTACTTTTTGGATGGAGCTTTATCTGGGGGAATATTAATAGGAGACACTTCTAAGTCACTGGAATTAAAACGTGGGTTTGAAAAAAGTAAAACTTTAAAGGAAATGATAGAAATATTTAAAGCATAATTTTAATAAGTACATATATATCAATACGAAACTTTATTCATTAATAGTTTCGTATTTTTTTATTTTTGAAGACATGTTATGACAAAATATTTTCTATTAGTACTCTATAATGAATATTGTTACTGATTAAAAACGATTGTGGGATATAGATGGAATATTATATTGAATATATCTTTGCCGAGAATTTCTTAATTGATTTTATACTATTATATATAACTGGAAAACTAATTAAAAGAAAAATAGTATATAAAAGATTAATTGTTGCTTCTATACTAGGGGCAATTTACGTAATACTTACAGCATTTATTGGCAAAGAATTTATGACATACTTCATAGTTAAATTTAGTGTATCGATTTTGATGATTATGGTAGCGTATGATTCCAAAAGCTTGATTACAAATATAAAGGTAATAATATGCTTTTATATTGTTACTATTATTATGGTTGGAATTATTACTTCTTTATATTATCTTACTTTTGATAGACTTACTGTAAATATTATTATTCTATCAATGTTTACTGGTTATGTAGCTTTAAGGATTTTTTTTAGTGAAATTAAAAGTAGAATGAATAAAAGCAATTATATGCGTAAAGTAACAATAAAGTTAAACAATAAAATAAAAACTTTGACTGCTTTTATTGATACAGGAAATGAACTTGTTGATCCAATTACTGGTAAACCCGTAATTATAGTTAATATTGAATGCTTAAGTGAAATGTTAGGAGAAGAAGTAAAAAAAGAGATTTTAGATTTTTATAATGATAGTGAAAAAAATTATCGAAATCTTTTTTTAGAAAAAAATAGTAAACTCAGAATTAGAGTTGTGAAGTACAATACTATTAGTAGTGAAAAAGAACAAATGGTATGTGTTGTGCCAGATGATATTACAATCTTAAGTAATGATAAAAATATCATAAATGCAGATGCTATCATTGGTATTTATCCACAAAAGATAAGTAAGAATGAAGATTATGAAGCGCTGCTGTTTAAAAAATTACTGGATTGGGAGAGTGATGCTGTAAATGAAAAGGCAATTTTATTTTAATATTTTTTTAAGAAAACTAATTAATTATGTAATAGATAAGGTAGAAATTGCAAAGGATATATTTTATATAGGAGGAAGTGATACACTTCCGCCGCCTTTATCACATGAAGAAGAAAAAGAAATATTAAGTAAGTTAAAAGACTCGGATGAAGCTAAAAACACACTTATAGAACATAATCTGAGACTTGTCGTTTATTTGGCAAAAAAATTTGAGTCTACAGGTATTAATGTTGAAGATTTAATATCAATAGGTACAATTGGATTGATTAAGGCTGTAAACACTTTTAAGGTAGAAAAAAATATTAAACTTGCTACCTATGCTTCAAAATGCATTGAAAATGAAATTTTAATGTATTTAAGACGTGTAGGAAAAGCTAAAACAGAAATTTCATTGGATGAACCTTTGAATATTGACTGGGATGGTAATGAACTTCTTTTATCGGATATTTTAGGGACAGAAGAGGATATTGTTTTTAGAGATATGGAAAATGAAGTTGATTTAAATTTACTTAAGGATTCAATAAAAAAATTAAATAAAAGAGAATATATGATAATGAAATTAAGGTTTGGATTAAATAATTCTAGGAGTTTTACACAAAAGGAAGTTGCTGATATGCTTGGAATTTCCCAATCATATATATCACGTCTTGAAAAAAAGATACTGAATAGGCTGAAAAAGGAAATAAGTAAAGCAGTATAAAAAGTATATGCAGGGAAATAATCATATAAGGGGGATAATATATTAAAGGGGAAAAACGACGATGATAAACAAAGTAGTAATATGTGGCGTTAATACTTCTCAGTTGCCAACAATTAAACCTTCGGATATGAGGGATATGATTAAGAAAATTCAAGAAGGCGATAACGAGCTGAGGGAAGAGTTTATTAATGGTAATTTAAGGCTTGTTTTAAGCGTAATTCAAAGGTTTAATAATAAAAATGAGCCTGTAGACGATTTGTTTCAAATTGGTTGCGTCGGTTTAATAAAGGCTATTGATAATTTTGATTTGTCACTAGATGTAAGATTCTCTACATATGCTGTGCCAATGATAATAGGTGAAATTAGACGTTATTTAAGAGATAATAATTCTATTAGGGTTTCAAGATCAATGAAAGACACAGCGTATAAAGCGTTACAAGTAAGAGAAAGACTTACTACAGTAAATTCCCAGGAACCAACAATTACAGAGATAGCTGCTGAAATTGGTGTTGATAAGGAAGAAATTATATTTGCATTAGAATCTATACAAGAACCAGTTTCATTGTTTGAACCAATTTACAATGATGGCGGGGATGCTTTATATGTAGTAGATCAAGTCAAAGATGAGAAAAATACTGATGAAAAGTGGGTTGAAAAAATAACTTTGGAGGATAGTATAAGTAATCTTTCGGATAGAGAAAAGCAAATTGTTGATATGCGATTTTATAAGGGAAAAACTCAAATGGAAGTAGCTGAAGAAATTGGAATATCACAAGCGCAAGTTTCAAGATTAGAAAAATCTGCACTAACTCAACTAAAAAAGGGTTTTAAAAATTAATCAGATTGTCATAATTATGATATATAGTACATATTGTATATTAATATATCTTAATTGTGACTTTTTAATTGGGGGAATGCTAATTGACCAGTTATTGGGAACTACTTGATAAAGAGGTTATAAACATAAAAAATGGTGAGGTAATGGGTAGATTCGACGATGTGGAAATTGATACTCAAAAAGGCAGTATATCAGCATTTTATATAGAGGAAGCAAGTAAATTTATGGGATTTCTAGGTAAATCCACATCAAAAAGAGTTAAATGGGATGAGATAATTAGAATAGGGATTGATGTTGTTATAGTAAATGTAAATGATGATATTAATAATAGGGCTATAAAGGAAATGCTGGACTAAAACGAACTTATGGCTCGTTTTGTCCATTCTTCTGCTTCTAAGATTGTTTCTATTGTTTCTATTTTTTTTGGATTGTGCTTTTGCATAATCCTTTCATTTATGTCTCCAATATCTAAAAAACTTATTTTTCTATTTAAAAATAAATTAACTAAAGCTTCATTTGCAGCATTAAGAACTGTTGGCATTGTACCGCCTATATCTAGTGCATCAAAAGCAAGTCTGAGGCATTTAAATACTTCTAGATTTGCTTTTTCAAAGGTTAACTGCCCAATTTCTAATAAGGATAAGCTTTTAAAACTATTTTTTATTCTATCAGGATAAAACAAGGCAAATTGTATAGGTACTTTCATGTCAGGCATACCTAACTGGGTTATTGTGGAATGATCCCAGTATTCTATTCCTGAATGAACAATGCTTTGAGGATGTACTACAACTTCAATTTGCTTTGGTTTTACATCAAACAAGTA
This region includes:
- the sigE gene encoding RNA polymerase sporulation sigma factor SigE yields the protein MKRQFYFNIFLRKLINYVIDKVEIAKDIFYIGGSDTLPPPLSHEEEKEILSKLKDSDEAKNTLIEHNLRLVVYLAKKFESTGINVEDLISIGTIGLIKAVNTFKVEKNIKLATYASKCIENEILMYLRRVGKAKTEISLDEPLNIDWDGNELLLSDILGTEEDIVFRDMENEVDLNLLKDSIKKLNKREYMIMKLRFGLNNSRSFTQKEVADMLGISQSYISRLEKKILNRLKKEISKAV
- the sigG gene encoding RNA polymerase sporulation sigma factor SigG; this encodes MINKVVICGVNTSQLPTIKPSDMRDMIKKIQEGDNELREEFINGNLRLVLSVIQRFNNKNEPVDDLFQIGCVGLIKAIDNFDLSLDVRFSTYAVPMIIGEIRRYLRDNNSIRVSRSMKDTAYKALQVRERLTTVNSQEPTITEIAAEIGVDKEEIIFALESIQEPVSLFEPIYNDGGDALYVVDQVKDEKNTDEKWVEKITLEDSISNLSDREKQIVDMRFYKGKTQMEVAEEIGISQAQVSRLEKSALTQLKKGFKN
- a CDS encoding NAD(P)/FAD-dependent oxidoreductase, with translation MNNCQYIDKKEKYIIIGCSGAGMGAAVEIRKRDKESDIIIISKEDVKGYYRPRLSKILSDSNITIQSISIKKDEWYEKNNIKVMLNREVEKIEPKNKKVVFTDGDNIEYTKLIIASGAEVFIPPIVGSNKKGVFTLRYAKDVKNIKEYANGKKTAAVIGGGILGLEMADGLNKLGLKVTVLEMSDRILSRQLDADASNILEEKIDEAGVRFRTNSATKEIKGDDKVSGILLNDGETIETEIVIISTGVRANSKIAEGSGIEINKAIVVNEKMETTFSNIYACGDCAEYNGINYALWSEALEQGKAAGINATGDKYIYEQIIPSTTMNAFNTSVFSIGDIGTNNNKDYDEFEINNDKGYKKMYFLDGALSGGILIGDTSKSLELKRGFEKSKTLKEMIEIFKA
- a CDS encoding YlmC/YmxH family sporulation protein, coding for MTSYWELLDKEVINIKNGEVMGRFDDVEIDTQKGSISAFYIEEASKFMGFLGKSTSKRVKWDEIIRIGIDVVIVNVNDDINNRAIKEMLD
- a CDS encoding sigma-E processing peptidase SpoIIGA, with the protein product MEYYIEYIFAENFLIDFILLYITGKLIKRKIVYKRLIVASILGAIYVILTAFIGKEFMTYFIVKFSVSILMIMVAYDSKSLITNIKVIICFYIVTIIMVGIITSLYYLTFDRLTVNIIILSMFTGYVALRIFFSEIKSRMNKSNYMRKVTIKLNNKIKTLTAFIDTGNELVDPITGKPVIIVNIECLSEMLGEEVKKEILDFYNDSEKNYRNLFLEKNSKLRIRVVKYNTISSEKEQMVCVVPDDITILSNDKNIINADAIIGIYPQKISKNEDYEALLFKKLLDWESDAVNEKAILF